Genomic segment of Nostoc sp. TCL240-02:
AGAATTATAAATATTTTGTAACAGTTTCACTGCTTTGGTATTTTTTGTGGTGAATTTGATGCTTGAGTCACCACTTACAGTTATTCCTTCTTTTGTCACTGTCCCATTTTGAGAAGTGACATCAGCATAAAAGTATAAATTTCCTTTTGTACCATCATAGCCGTGGGCTTCGCTGTTGTATCTCAAAGTTGGTAGTAGAGGTCTGGTCTTTGCCCACTTAACAACGGTGCTAATGTTTTGCTCTGGAAGCGCATTTGCAGGAGCAACGGCTAAAATAACTGCGATCGCAGACAGGGTAGTTTTGAATAAAAAGTTAAATTTAGAACTTTTATACATAGTATTTTCCCGCTAAAGAATACTGATAGCTAAAACTAAAAAACACCGCAATTTGAGAATTATTTCCAGGGCGGCGTTATTTCTCAATACTTAGTTATCAGTAGCAAAAACAACTTAACATCGACTAATGACTACTGTCCACCGATCGTTACTGAAGGGAATTCGATTTTAATTAAGATTTTGTAAGAGTTGGAATAATCGTAAAATAGATACTGCCACAAACATCAAAATAGAGGTTTCGGCATCAGTAGACCATGCCTAGCGTATTTCTAAGTTACAAAACTTAGATTTGATCTCAGCCAAACAAGAGTATGTACTCTTGAGACTGGATGTATCTAAGCTACAGGTTCTACACACTTCTTAATAAACCAGCCTTGAGAACGCAAAACGTTCTAATCTAAAAGCTAACTGGGTTAATTTACTGGCAGTTTTGCAGGCAATACTCTCAAGCTGATGAAGCACAGAGACACCGATGTGTCAAGCCTCAAAGCGATCAGATTTAACATATATAACGATTATGATGGGAGTTTTACAAAGCCGATGAGTGTTAAGGCGAGTGGTGGAAGCTCAGTTGCGCGTCCGCAACTATATCAAACCCTAGCTGTAGCGACAATTACCCAAGCCGAGCAGCAAGACCGCTTTTTGGGAAGTGGTGAACTCAATGAACTGGCAAGCTATTTTGCATCTGGTGCAAAGCGGTTAGAAATTTCCCAGACGCTTACGGATAATGCCGAGATTATTGTGTCTCGAGCTGCCAACCGGATTTTTGTTGGTGGTTCGCCAATGGCTTTTTTAGAAAAGCCCAGAGAAGCAGAACTAGTAACTGCTGGTGGTGGTGCTAATGTTCAGCAAGGTATGCAACTAGGAACTGTAACCTACGTTGAAAGTCGTGGTGGATTCCTAGAAAATTTACGATCGATATTTAACTCATCTCCCAGTGGTCCAGTACCCGCAGGTTTCAGACCAATTAACATTGCTCGATATGGCCCAAGCAACATGGCCAAGAGCTTGCGGGATTTATCCTGGTTCTTGCGCTACGCTACTTATGCGATCGTTGCTGGCGACCCCAACATCATAGCGGTGAACACACGGGGTTTGCGGGAAATAATTGAAAATGCCTGCTCTGGTGAAGCAACGCTGGTAGCTTTACAAGAAATCAAAGCCGGATCGCTTTCCTTTTTCCGCAAGGATGCTGAGGCTACAGAAATTGTGTCTCAGTACATGGATGTTTTGTTAACAGAATTCAAAGCAGCCACACCTTCAAATAAAGTCCGTCAACGTCCCTCTAGCGACCAGCAAGGGTTGCAACTGCCGCAAATTTATTTTAATGCAGCAGAACGCCGTCCCAAGTTTGTGATGAAAACTGGGTTGTCAGCTAGCGAAAAAAATGAGGTGGTCAAAGCAGCTTATCGGCAAATCTTTGAGCGCGATATTACCCGTGCTTATAGCTTGTCGATATCCGATCTAGAATCCAAGGTGAAAAATGGCGACATCTCCATGAAGGAGTTTGTTCGTCGTCTAGCTAAATCTCCCCTTTACCAAAAACAGTTTTACCAGCCTTTTATTAACAGCCGAGTCGTCGAACTTGCTTTCCGCCACATTTTAGGACGGGGTCCAAGTAGCCGGGAAGAAGTGCAAAAATACTTCTCGATTATTTCTAATGGTGGTCTGCCAGCCCTGGTAGATGCCTTAGTAGATTCTGCTGAATACGGCGACTATTTTGGTGAAGAAACAGTACCTTACCTCCGGGGTCTTGGTCAAGAAGCACAAGAATGCCGTAACTGGGGGCCGCAGCAAGACCTGTTTAACTACAGTGCGCCTTTCCGCAAAATACCTCAGTTTATTACCACATTTGCTGCTTACGAACAGCCACTACCAGACCAACATCCTTACGGTTCTGGTAATGACCCCTTGGAAATTCAGTTTGGCGCAATTTTCCCGAAAGAAACTCGCAACCCCAGCACCCGTCCAGCTCCTTTTGGCAAGGATACCAAACGCATCCTGATTCACCAAGGGGCAGGGATTAATAACCAAAATAGTAATCCTAACGCGCGGGGTGAAGTTCCTGGTACTCTCGGACCCAAGGTGTTCAAGTTAGACCAACTGCCTGGTACTAGAGGTAAAAAGGCTGCCAAAAATTCTAGCGTCAGATTCTCTGAAAGCTCAACACAAGCTGTCATTAAAGCTGCTTACCTGCAAGTTTTCGGTCGCGATCTTTACGAAGGTCAGCGCCCTAAGGTATTGGAAATCAAGCTGGAAAACGGCGACATCTCTGTACGGGAGTTTATCCGTGCTTTGGCTAAGTCGGATGTATTCCGCAATCTGTACTGGTCATCGCTCTATGTTTGTAAAGCGATCGAGTATATTCACCGCCGCTTGTTGGGTCGTCCGACTTATGGTCGTCAAGAAATCAACAAGTACTTTGATATTGCTTCTAAACAGGGCTTTTACGCCGTCGTTGATGCCATCATTAACAGTGTAGAATACAGCGAAGCATTTGGTGAAGATACAATTCCTTACGAACGGTATCTGACTCCCGGTGGTGTATCAGGGCGGCAATTGCGCGTTGGTAGCATTCGTGAAGATGTTGCTGCAAAAGTTCAGAAGGAAGTAACGCCAAGCTTTGTGACATTGGGTACAGTCACAGAAAAACGGTCAGAACCAGATATTCAGTTCCGTATTAACCAAGGTGTTAGCAAGCAACGCGAACAAACCAAAATCTTCAAACTGGTTTCCAATACCGGTGATAAAGTTGCAGTAAAAACCTTGATTAGCGCTGCCTATCGTCAGATTTTTGAGCGCGATATTGCACCCTACATCGCTAAAAATGAATTTACGGCGTGGGAAAGCAAGCTGGGGAACGGCGAAATCAGCGTGAAGGAATTTATTGAAGGTTTGGGTTACTCTAACCTCTACCTGAAAGAATTCTACACACCCTACCCCAACACCAAAGTGATTGAGTTGGGAACCAAACACTTCTTAGGACGTGCTCCATTAGACCAAGCAGAAATCCGCAAGTATAACCAAATTTTGGCTACTCAAGGGATTCGTGCCTTTATTGGTGCTTTGGTAGATAGTGTGGAATATAACCAGGTATTTGGTGAAGATACGGTTCCTTACCGTCGCTTCCCAACCCTACCTGCGGCAAACTTCCCGAATACCGAGAAGCTGTACAACCAGCTGACCAAGCAAAATGATGACGTAGTTGTGCCTAGCTTTAAACCCGTGCAAGCACGTGTAGGAGTTAGTAACGACACGCCACTTTTGACGCAGGCGATCGCAGATATAGCAACCCAAACTAACGGTATCAACAAAAGCAAGCCCGCTTTTGCTGAACTGGGTCGTTCCTACAACGATGGTAGCGGACAACCCGTAGAAGTGAGTGTGCGTAAACATGCACGCATTTACCGTCTAACAGAAAGCGCAAACCAAGCCGAAACACAACAGGTAATCAACGCCATTTACTGTCAGGTATTGGATGTATTTAGCGGTGAAGTGCCTGATAATTTCCGCCGTACTGAACTAGACAGCAAACTCCAGCATGGTGAAATTTCCGTGCGGGAGTTTGTCTGTGAACTAGCGAGTTCCGAAATCTATCGTCAGCGCTTCTTGTCACCTTATCCTCATGCCAAGGTCATTGAGTTCCTCTTCCGTCACCTGTTGGGGCGTACACCCGCAGATCAGGAAGAAATTCGCCAGTGCAACCAACTGCTAACTGATAGTGGTTTATCGGCTGCTGTAAAAGCAATAGTCGAAAGCCCAGAATATAGCCGCTACTTTGGTGAAGATGTTGTGCCTTACAACCGCTTCTCAATAGGGAATAGGGAATAGGGAATAGGGAATAGGGAATAGGGAATAGGGAATAGGGAATAGGGAATAGGGAATAGGGAATAGGGAATAGGGAATAGGGAATAGGGAATAGGGAATAGGGTGCAGATTATTCACTGTGCCCTGTGCCCTTCCACCTTCGTAACCTTTCGTAATATTGCTCTCAGATTACAGCTAAAACAGGAAATTCTGAAAGACAATATTACAAAGTGTTAAGAGCAGTCATAAATGCTCAACAGAATGCCGGAAAATGTTTTGCGGAAGGTAACTGAGTTTAAAAGCTTGTGTACTTGTGTTGACTCAAGAAAACTCGTAATTAATTAGCCGTAGCAGTTATCAAACTGTTGTGTCTAAAAGAACGAGAGAACAAACTCAGTAAACCAAATTTAGAGTCTCACCAGTTTAATCAAATCCTGGTTTCATTTGTATTGGAGGAATCCATTAATGAGTATCGTCACGAAAGCTATCGTGAATGCTGATGCAGAAGCTCGCTACCTCAGCCCTGGTGAATTGGATCGGATCAAATCCTTTGTTGCCAGTGGTGAACGCCGCGTGCGGATTGCTCAAATTTTGACAGAAAATCGTGAGCGGCTGGTTAAGCAAGCTGGCGATCAATTGTTCCAAAAGCGTCCTGATGTTGTGTCTCCTGGTGGTAACGCTTACGGTCAAGAATTGACTGCTACTTGCCTGCGTGACCTAGATTACTACCTCCGCCTCGTTACCTACGGTATCGTTGCTGGTGATGTTACACCGATTGAAGAAATTGGTGTTATCGGTGCCCGTGAACTGTACAAGTCCTTGGGAACCCCTATTGATGGTGTTGCTGAAGGTATCCGTGGCCTGAAGAATGTAGCTACTACATTGCTGTCTGGTGATGATGCTTCTGAAGCTGGTACCTACTTCGACTACCTAGTTGGTGCCCTGCTATAGGGTGATGCTGTTTCCCTGCCGAAACAGAAGTATTGCAATACGGTTGGAAATAAGGAATTAACAACATGGCTCAAGACGCAATTACCGCTGTCATTAACTCCGCAGATGTTCAAGGTAAATACTTAGACAACTCTGCTTTAGAAAAACTAAAAGGCTACTTCGCTACTGGCGAACTGCGGGTACGTGCTGCTAGCACCATCAGCGCTAACGCTGCTGCGATCGTCAAAGAAGCTGTAGCAAAATCTTTGCTATACTCTGACATCACCCGTCCCGGCGGCAACATGTACACAACCCGCCGTTATGCTGCTTGCATCCGCGATTTGGACTATTACCTCCGCTATGCCACCTACGCGATGTTAGCTGGCGATCCTTCCATTTTGGATGAGCGTGTATTAAATGGCTTGAAGGAAACCTACAACTCTTTAGGAGTTCCTGTTGGTGCTACCGTCCAAGCTATCCAATCCATCAAGGAAGTAACCGCTAGCTTGGTTGGTTCTGATGCTGGTAAGGAAATGGGCGTTTACTTAGACTATATCTCTTCTGGCTTAAGCTAAGAGCTAGTTTGCGCTTAAGAATTTAGGTGCGGCTTTATTAAGGTCTGGAAATCAACCGTGAGTGCTAGAACGTTATATTGCTTATCTTGGTAAATTATCAGTGATGAGTGTTGGTGGTCTAGTATTGATGTTTGATTTCCAGCCTTGGAATCATTAAAAGATTTGCACTCAAGATTTTGAGATAAAAAAAGTTTTCACAAAGTTTACAGGAGATTTTCAAAATATGTCCCGTTTGTTTAAAATTACTGCTCTAGTTCCCAGCCAAACCAGAATTCGTACCCAACGCGAACTGCAAAATACTTACTTTACTAAACTAGTTCCTTATGAGAACTGGTTCCGCGAACAGCAACGCATTCAAAAAGCAGGCGGCAAAATTATCAAAGTAGAACTGGCAACTGGTAAGCAAGGCGCTAATACTGGCTTGTCGTAATTTTGTAAATAGAATATTATTTTAGGGAATTGGTAAGAGGTTGAAAAAGACCTCTTTTTTGTTGAGAATTGATAGTATAAAAAATCTGTTAATTACAGCAATTTTCGATTAAGCCCGCCACAAAAATGAATCGCAAAATAAAGCCCAGTATTGGTTTTGGTACTTTTATTTGTGGCACGTTTAAGTAGGTGGGCGGGGAAAAACCAAAATATGTAAGAATAAGTAAATATGGAGAAAATATTAAAGCAGGTATAAAATGTGGGAGCGCGTCTAAGAGTATTTCTGACCCGTGAAGAAGATCGAACCTTATTTGAGTTGAGGGCAGCAACAACGGTGTCGCAGAAAGTAAAAGATCGAGCCTTAGTAGTCAGATTAAATTCTCAAGGATGGTATATCGAAAAAATAGCAGCCCATTTTAATTGGACAGACCAAACAGTAAGGGAAACGCTTCATAAGTGGGAAAAAAAAGGTTTAGGAGGACTATGGGATGCTCCGGGTAGAGTCGGAATAACAAAGTGGAAAGAAGAGGATATTGTTTATTTAGAAGAATGCCTTAAAGCCGAGCCACGCACATACCACGCACATATAATAGTCGGCAATTAGCAAAAAAGCTGGAGAACGAAAGAAATATTAAGTTGAGTCCCGACAGAATTAGAAGGGTACTCAAAAAAAGGGGATTAACTGGAAAAGAGCCAGAATTAGTCACAGAAAAAAGCAAGATCCTGTAATACGAAAGCTCAAACAGGCAGACCTTGAAATGCTAGAGCTAGCTGCTGCTGGCGAGATAGACCTGAAATATTTAGATGAATCAGGCTTTTGTATGTGGTGTACGCCCGGTTATACATATTACCCAGTAGGAGAACAAAAGCGCTTAGAACAAAGTAAACGACGTGGCAGAAGATTGAGTATTCTTGGCTTGTTTCAACCATTAGTAAGTTTTATTTATGGCTTAGTTATTGGCAGCATAAAGAGTGAATCTTAGATCAATATCATGGAAAATGAGGCTATCCAGGCAGAACAAGAAATCAAGGCTACTGGACGTATAAGAGTCATAGTTCAAGATAATGGTTCCATACATAAATCTCTTGATGTACAAGAATATTGGACTCAGTGGGAACAGATGGGGTTATATATTTTCTTTCTACCTGCATATTGTTCAGAGATGAATAGAATTGAGCTAGAGTGGCAACAACTCAAAAAACATGAAATTTCTGGGCAGATGTTTGATGATGAATTAGACCTAGCTTATGCAGTTATTAATGGGATAGAAGCTAGAGGAGAACGAAATAATTACGGTACAGAACGCTTCAAATTCAACAATCATCTTTCTTCTAACATTGCTTTACATATATTGGTTTTTCCACGCCCACCTACTTAATTGTAATTTGCTGTAAGTCATATAGAAACAAAGTA
This window contains:
- a CDS encoding phycobilisome linker polypeptide yields the protein MSRLFKITALVPSQTRIRTQRELQNTYFTKLVPYENWFREQQRIQKAGGKIIKVELATGKQGANTGLS
- the apcB gene encoding allophycocyanin subunit beta, whose amino-acid sequence is MAQDAITAVINSADVQGKYLDNSALEKLKGYFATGELRVRAASTISANAAAIVKEAVAKSLLYSDITRPGGNMYTTRRYAACIRDLDYYLRYATYAMLAGDPSILDERVLNGLKETYNSLGVPVGATVQAIQSIKEVTASLVGSDAGKEMGVYLDYISSGLS
- the apcA gene encoding allophycocyanin subunit alpha, translated to MSIVTKAIVNADAEARYLSPGELDRIKSFVASGERRVRIAQILTENRERLVKQAGDQLFQKRPDVVSPGGNAYGQELTATCLRDLDYYLRLVTYGIVAGDVTPIEEIGVIGARELYKSLGTPIDGVAEGIRGLKNVATTLLSGDDASEAGTYFDYLVGALL